From Algoriphagus sp. NG3, the proteins below share one genomic window:
- the recG gene encoding ATP-dependent DNA helicase RecG: MSGFFDTKIEFLKGVGPQRAALINKELNIFTFGELLQHYPFRYEDRTKFFKVRELHSDMESVQVIAKIRKVELVGMGNKKRLVAHVADETGEMEMTWFKGIAWVQKHLVTGGVFVFLGKPAQFGRKWSIAHPEMEPLTTANEIRNNFQPIYSTTEKLRARFLDSKGISKIMEQLVQVCFPHIQETISVEILQQYQLIGKKEAIRQIHFPTEPNLLQRARKRLKFEEFFYLQLRLLMLKVARTEKFRGQILNNTELLTEFYTNHIPFELTNAQKRVIREAYGDMKSGKQMNRLIQGDVGSGKTMVAFICALIAISSGAQACLMAPTEILATQHYAGLKEFADMMGLKIALLTGSVKKSARTVIYEELLSGELKILIGTHALLEDVVQFQNLALAIVDEQHRFGVAQRAKLWAKNEAFIPHVLVMTATPIPRTLAMTLYGDLDVSVIDEMPAGRKPIQTVHRYDKDRLKVFGFINEEIKKGRQVYIVYPLIEESEKMDLKNVMDGFESISRAFPNYPISIVNGSMKADAKEYEMQRFVKGETKIMVATTVIEVGVNVPNASVMIIENAERFGLSQLHQLRGRVGRGAEQSYCILMSKYELSKDSRVRLETMVRTNDGFEIADVDLRLRGPGDLMGTQQSGITDLLIADLSKDAPILTLARDAAQQLLANDPELLQPENAPILRQIKQQKKTAVNWSRIS, encoded by the coding sequence TTGTCCGGTTTTTTTGACACCAAGATAGAATTTCTCAAAGGAGTAGGCCCACAGCGTGCTGCTCTGATCAACAAGGAGTTGAATATTTTCACCTTCGGGGAATTGTTACAACATTATCCCTTTCGCTACGAGGATAGGACAAAATTCTTTAAGGTCAGGGAGCTGCATTCAGATATGGAATCAGTGCAGGTGATCGCTAAAATCCGAAAGGTGGAATTGGTGGGCATGGGGAATAAAAAGCGGCTGGTAGCTCATGTAGCCGATGAAACAGGGGAAATGGAAATGACCTGGTTCAAGGGTATTGCGTGGGTGCAGAAGCATTTGGTGACGGGCGGTGTTTTTGTTTTTCTAGGTAAGCCTGCTCAGTTTGGCAGAAAATGGAGCATAGCGCATCCGGAAATGGAGCCCTTGACCACCGCCAATGAGATAAGGAACAACTTTCAGCCGATCTACTCCACCACTGAAAAGCTAAGAGCAAGATTTTTGGATTCCAAAGGGATTTCCAAAATCATGGAGCAACTGGTACAAGTTTGCTTCCCTCATATTCAGGAGACCATTTCCGTTGAGATTTTGCAGCAATATCAGCTCATCGGAAAAAAGGAGGCCATACGACAAATCCATTTTCCCACAGAACCCAATCTGCTACAAAGAGCCAGAAAGCGCTTAAAATTCGAGGAGTTTTTCTACCTGCAACTTCGCCTACTCATGTTGAAAGTTGCCCGGACGGAGAAGTTTCGCGGGCAAATACTGAACAATACAGAACTACTCACGGAATTTTATACCAATCATATTCCTTTCGAACTCACCAATGCCCAGAAGCGGGTAATCCGGGAAGCTTATGGAGATATGAAGTCCGGCAAGCAGATGAACCGACTGATCCAGGGAGATGTGGGAAGCGGTAAGACAATGGTTGCATTTATCTGCGCATTGATAGCTATCAGCTCGGGTGCCCAAGCTTGCCTGATGGCTCCCACAGAGATATTGGCTACACAGCATTATGCCGGTCTGAAAGAGTTTGCGGATATGATGGGACTGAAAATTGCCTTGCTGACTGGCTCTGTTAAGAAATCCGCCCGTACGGTAATTTATGAGGAACTCCTTTCCGGCGAACTCAAGATTCTGATCGGTACCCATGCGCTTTTGGAAGATGTGGTACAGTTCCAAAACCTGGCACTGGCCATCGTGGATGAGCAACATCGATTTGGCGTTGCACAGCGGGCCAAGCTCTGGGCAAAGAATGAGGCCTTTATTCCTCACGTTCTGGTAATGACCGCGACTCCAATCCCTAGGACGCTGGCGATGACACTCTATGGAGATCTGGATGTGTCCGTGATCGATGAGATGCCTGCTGGCAGAAAGCCAATCCAGACTGTACACAGATATGATAAGGATCGCCTGAAGGTTTTTGGCTTTATCAATGAGGAAATCAAAAAAGGCAGGCAGGTTTACATTGTTTATCCGCTGATAGAAGAGTCTGAGAAGATGGATCTGAAGAATGTCATGGACGGTTTCGAGAGTATTTCCCGTGCTTTCCCTAACTACCCCATTTCCATCGTGAACGGGAGTATGAAGGCCGATGCAAAGGAGTACGAAATGCAACGTTTCGTGAAAGGCGAAACGAAAATCATGGTAGCAACTACGGTGATCGAAGTGGGAGTGAATGTACCTAATGCTTCGGTGATGATCATTGAGAACGCAGAGCGCTTTGGGCTGTCTCAGCTGCATCAGTTGCGTGGAAGAGTAGGAAGGGGTGCTGAGCAGAGTTATTGCATCCTGATGAGCAAGTACGAGCTTTCTAAGGACTCGCGGGTGCGATTGGAGACTATGGTTCGGACAAACGATGGTTTTGAAATTGCGGATGTGGATTTGAGATTGCGCGGCCCCGGGGATTTGATGGGAACCCAGCAAAGCGGGATAACCGATTTGCTGATTGCGGATTTGAGCAAGGATGCACCTATATTGACTTTGGCCAGGGATGCCGCTCAGCAACTTTTGGCAAATGATCCGGAATTGCTTCAGCCGGAAAATGCCCCCATTCTCCGACAAATCAAGCAACAGAAGAAAACGGCGGTGAATTGGAGTAGGATTTCTTAA
- a CDS encoding DUF6787 family protein, producing MSVKNEKPGFLQRLQTKWKLDSLLQVILVLVVFACTGFTILFIKNPVLDFFGVEKGGFINTFLYLLLVLPLYQIFLLIYGFIFGQFSFFWEKEKQIFRRIGGLFSRKK from the coding sequence ATGTCAGTGAAAAACGAGAAACCAGGCTTTCTTCAGCGCCTACAAACCAAGTGGAAATTGGATAGCCTGCTTCAGGTCATTCTGGTTTTGGTAGTTTTTGCCTGTACGGGTTTTACTATTCTCTTTATCAAAAACCCTGTCCTGGATTTTTTTGGGGTTGAAAAGGGAGGCTTTATCAACACATTTCTTTATCTGCTTTTGGTTTTACCACTTTACCAGATTTTCCTGCTTATTTATGGATTTATTTTCGGCCAGTTCAGTTTTTTCTGGGAAAAGGAAAAGCAGATTTTCAGAAGGATCGGAGGATTGTTTTCGAGGAAAAAGTAA